The Palaemon carinicauda isolate YSFRI2023 chromosome 37, ASM3689809v2, whole genome shotgun sequence genome contains a region encoding:
- the LOC137629270 gene encoding putative uncharacterized protein MYH16, with the protein MDMKARLETTMDMKARLETTMDMKARLETDIDIKARLETDVDTKGSLETTIDIKARLETTIDMKARLETTIDMKARLETTMDMKARLETTIDIKARLETDVDIKARLETDIDTKGSLETTIDIKARLETTINIKARLETTIDMKARLETTMDMKERLETTIDIKARLETDVDIKARLETDIDIKARLETDIDTKGSLETTIDIKARLETTIDMKARLETTIDMKARLETTMDMKARLETTMDIKARLETDVDIKARLETDIDIKTTMDMKARLETTIDIKARLETDVDIKARLETDIDIKARLETDIDTKGSLETTIDIKARLETTIDMKARLETTIDMKARLETTMDMKARLETTIDIKAILETDVDIKARLETDIDIKARLETDIDTKGSLETTIDIKARLETTLDMKARLETTIDIKARLETTIDIKAILETDVDIKARLETDIDIKARLETDIDTKGSLETTIDIKARLETTIDMKARLETTIDMKASLDYYRYESKIRDYYRYESKLRLL; encoded by the exons ATGGATatgaaagcaagattagagactactatggatatgaaagcaagattagagactactatggatatgaaagcaagattagagactgatatagatatcaaagcaagattagagactgaTGTAGATACCAAAGGAAGCTTAGAGACTACTATAGAtatcaaagcaagattagagactactatagatatgaaagcaagattagagactactatagatatgaaagcaagattagagactactatggatatgaaagcaagattagagactactatagatattaaagcaagattagagactgaTGTAGAtatcaaagcaagattagagactgaTATAGATACCAAAGGAAGCTTAGAGACTACTATAGAtatcaaagcaagattagagactactataaatatcaaagcaagattagagactactatagatatgaaagcaagattagagactactATGGATATGAAAGAAAGATTAGAGACTACTATAGATATTAAAGCAAGATTGGAGACTGATGTAGAtatcaaagcaagattagagactgatatagatatcaaagcaagattagagactgaTATAGATACCAAAGGAAGCTTAGAGACTACTATAGAtatcaaagcaagattagagactactatagatatgaaagcaagattagagactactatagatatgaaagcaagattagagactactatggatatgaaagcaagattagagactactATGGATAttaaagcaagattagagactgaTGTAGAtatcaaagcaagattagagactgatatagatatcaaa actactatggatatgaaagcaagattagagactactatagatattaaagcaagattagagactgaTGTAGAtatcaaagcaagattagagactgatatagatatcaaagcaagattagagactgaTATAGATACCAAAGGAAGCTTAGAGACTACTATAGATATCAAGGCAAGATTAGAGACTACTATAGATatgaaagcaagattagagactactatagatatgaaagcaagattagagactactatggatatgaaagcaagattagagactactATAGATATTAAAGCAATATTAGAGACTGATGTAGAtatcaaagcaagattagagactgatatagatatcaaagcaagattagagactgaTATAGATACCAAAGGAAGCTTAGAGACTACTATAGAtatcaaagcaagattagagactactTTAGATatgaaagcaagattagagactactatagatatcaaagcaagattagagactactATAGATATTAAAGCAATATTAGAGACTGATGTAGAtatcaaagcaagattagagactgatatagatatcaaagcaagattagagactgaTATAGATACCAAAGGAAGCTTAGAGACTACTATAGAtatcaaagcaagattagagactactatagatatgaaagcaagattagagactactATAGATATGAAAGCAAGCTTAGACTACTATAGATatgaaagcaagattagagactactATAGATATGAAAGCAAGCTTAGACTACTATAG
- the LOC137629271 gene encoding RNA-binding protein 6-like: MKARLETTIDIKARLETTMDVKARLETTIDIKARLETTIDIKARLETDVDIKARLETDIDIKARLETDIDTKGSLETTIDIKARLETTMDIKAILETDVDIKARLETDIDIKARLETDIDTKGSLETTIDIKARLETTLDMKARLETTIDIKARLETTIDMKARLETTIDIKARLETTIDIKARLETDVDIKARLETDIDIKARLETDIDTKGSLETTIDIKARL, encoded by the coding sequence atgaaagcaagattagagactactatagatatcaaagcaagattagagactactATGGATgtgaaagcaagattagagactactatagatatcaaagcaagattagagactactatagatattaaagcaagattagagactgaTGTAGAtatcaaagcaagattagagactgatatagatatcaaagcaagattagagactgaTATAGATACCAAAGGAAGCTTAGAGACTACTATAGAtatcaaagcaagattagagactactATGGATATTAAAGCAATATTAGAGACTGATGTAGAtatcaaagcaagattagagactgatatagatatcaaagcaagattagagactgaTATAGATACCAAAGGAAGCTTAGAGACTACTATAGAtatcaaagcaagattagagactactTTAGATatgaaagcaagattagagactactatagatatcaaagcaagattagagactactatagatatgaaagcaagattagagactactatagatatcaaagcaagattagagactactatagatattaaagcaagattagagactgaTGTAGAtatcaaagcaagattagagactgatatagatatcaaagcaagattagagactgaTATAGATACCAAAGGAAGCTTAGAGACTACTATAGATATCAAAGCAAGATTATAG